CGTTCCTGGGAGCTCTGGCGGCGTCTGCCGCCGCGGGAGTGCCGCTGTCGGCCGCCCCGCCGGCCGAGGCCGCGCCGAACGGGGTGGCCGACCTCCTCTATGTCGGCACCTGGGGCGTCGGCCAGGTGCACGCGCTCCGGTTCGACCCCGTCCGAGCCACGATGACACCGGTCGGGCCGGTGGCGCAGGTCAGCTCGAACTGGGTGGTCGCCCACCCGACCGAGGCGGTCCTGTACGTCGCCGGCGGCGAACCGGGCGGGATCATCCGCGTCTTCCGCATCGACACCGCCTCCGGTGCGCTTCACCAGTTCGGTGAGATCGAGACGGAGAGCACTCCGGTGGGCGGCCTGGCGTACATGGGAGTGGACGTTCGCTCGAAAACGCTTCTGGCCGCGGACTTCCCGGCCGGCACCGTCGTGTCCGTCCCGATCGGCAGGGACGGCGGCCTCGGCGCCGTGGCGTCCCGGGTGCAGGACACCGGTTCCGGACCCCACCCACGACAGCAGGGTCCGCACGCCCACCACGTGGTCACCGACCCGAGCGGCAGGTTCGCCCTGGTCCCGGACTTCGGCGCCGACCGGGTCTTCGTCCACCGCTTCGACCGGGACACGCGCGTGCTGTCCGCCGGTACGCCCGACGGCTCGCGCGCCTACGCGACGGCGCCGGGTTCGGGGCCACGGCGCGTGTCCTTCCACCCGAACGGCAGAACCGTCTACCTTCTGAATGAGCTGACCGCGGACATCCAGGCCCTGGACTGGAACGCGGACGACGGCGTACTGACCCACCTTCAGAGCCTGTCGACCGACGCACCCGGACACACCGGCGCCACGAGCGCCGCCGAACTGGCCATCAGCCGTGACGGCCGCTTCGTCTACACCTCCAATCGCGGCGAGAACACCCTGGTCGTCTTCTCGACGGATCGTAGGACCGGCCTGCTCACCCAGGTCCAGCGCACCCCCTGTGCGGGACTCGTACCGTGGAGCTTCTCCCTTCACCCCGGTGGGAGATGGCTGTTCGTCGCGAACCAGGCCGGCAACACCGTGAACCTCTTCAGCGTCGACCCCGGATCAGGGCAACTGACGGACACCGGCGCGTTCGTACCCGTGCCGAAACCCGACTGCATCACGTTCAGCCGCCGCTGAGCCCGTTCACCGCGAGCGCAGCAGTTCGGCGAGCCGTTCGCCGAGCGGAGCAGGGTGCTGTCAATCCCATGGGGTGCAACTTGAGGGTGCGCTGCGGAAGCTGTGAGTCCGAGTGACACCGCTTGTTTCGGTTGTTGAACGCCAACAGCATGAGGCGACCCCACCGCAGGCGGGACGGACGCCGAGCCGTGCACCTGAGACGTCCGCTCCGCCATTCCGACAGGGAGCCCCTGTGAGCTCGAGAGACGTCCCCCACCCCGACCACGACACCGAGGGCATCGGCCGCCGCGGTTTCCTCGGGAGCGCCGTCGGCGCCGCGGTCGGCGCCACGCTGCCGGCCGGCCTGACCGCCGAGCCCGCGTCGGCCGCCTCCCGTGCCGCCGCAGATCGTCCGGTGCGTACCCGGTCCGGCCTGGTGACCGGTGTCCCGGCCGCCCTGGACGGGATCACCGTCTACAAGGGCATCCCCTACGCGGCCTCGACCGCCGGCGAGAACCGCTGGCGCGCGCCGCAGCCCGCGCCGTCCTGGAAGGGCGTACGCGCCGCCGATGCCTGGGGCGCCGCCTGCCCCCAGCCCGTCACCGGCATCGCAGCCGACAAGGTGCCGCCGCTGAGCGAGGACTGCCTGAACCTCAACATCTGGACGGGCGCGGTCGGTTCGAGCGAGCGCCGCCCGGTGTTCCTGTGGATCTACGGCGGCCGCAACTCCGCCATGTGGGCCTCACAGCCGGTCTACGACGGCGCCAATCTGGCAGCCAAGGGCGCGGTCGTCGTCACCTACAACCACCGCGTCGGCGCCTTCGGCAACCTCGCCCACCCCGAGCTGAGCAAGGAGGGCGGACACGGCGGCTCCGGCAACTGGGGCGTGCTGGACACGGTCGCGGCACTGAAATGGATCCGGAGCAACATCGCCGCGTTCGGCGGTGACCCGGACCGGGTGACCATCGCCGGCTGGTCGCACGGCTCGTCGTTCGTCAACATCCTGATGATCTCGCGGCTGGCCCGGGGCCTGTACCACCGGGCGCTGCTCGCGGCCGGCGTGCAGTACACCAAGGACCCGGCGCTCGGCCGGGTGGCGGGCGGCTACGACACGCTGGCGGTGGCCGAGGCCAACGGCACCGCGTTCGCCGACTACATGGGAGCCTCCTCGCCGGCCGGCCTGCGGGCGCTGACCGCGGACGAGATCGTGACGAAGGTGTACGCGCCCGGCGCGCCGGCCACCGGCACCGACTTCGGCAACGTCCTGGACGGCTATGTCCTGCCGACCACCTACACCGCCGCCATGGAGTCCGGAGCCGAGGCGGACGTGCCGGTCCTGACCGGCAACAACAAGGACGAGAACGGCGCCTCACCCACGCTCGCGATGACCGTCGCCCAGTACCAGGCGTACGCGGGCACCACCTTCGGCGACCGGGCGGCGGAGTTCCTGGCGCTCTACCCGGCGAGCACCGACGCGGAGGCTGCCGCGCAGTACAACAACTACGCGCGGGACGAGGAACGCGTCTCGACCTTCCTGTGGGGCACCCAGTTCCGCAACACCGCCGGGAACCGCAGCCCGGTCTACAACTACTGGTGGACCCACGTCCCGCCGGGCTCCGACACCACCAACCCGATCGAGCCCGCGAACGGCGCGGGAGCCTACCACGGCGCGGAGAAGTACTACCTGTTCGGCAACCTCTACGGCACCGACCGCCCCTGGACCGAGGCGGACCACGCGATCGCCGACACCACGTCCTCGTACGTCGCGAACTTCGTGGCCACCGGCAACCCCAACGGCCGCTCCCTGCCCGCCTGGCCCGCCCTGCGCACGACGAAGCCGCTCTCCATGGAACTCGGCGACCGCTTCGCGACCCTCCCGGCGGCCGACAGCGACGCCAAGTACGCCTTCCTGAAGGACTGTCTGAAGTCCCAGACGACGTCATATTGATCCTGCGGGGGTCATCAGGACAGCGGCGGCCGTGCGTCTGTGAGGACAGGGTCGCCGCCGTCCAGCCGCTCGGCTGCGCCGAACTCCGGATCAGGCCCCGTTGAGGCCCAAGTCGGCGCGTAGTGCGTAGGCACCACGACACGTGCGTGGCTGGTCCGGGTGCACCAGAGGAAGACGGCGGCTGGGGACGATGCCCGGCGGGGCGCCCGAGGGAAGGGTGGGAGGCGCGTGAATCGCGCGCACTCCGCGCCGCCCCCGACGACCGCACCGACCGCACCGACCGCACCGACCGCACCGACCGCCTGTCGTAGTCCTCCGGTGCGGCCGGCCAAGCCGAGTGCGGCTGCCGCAGCGGGAGCGCGGGCTCCACCACCGACTGCAAGGTGCCGAGGGCGAGTTCCACACCGGTTGATCACTCCAGACACCGCTGGGCAGGGGCTCCGGCGCCACGACCTGATTCGAATTCGTGGCGCGCGATGGATTGACCTGGCCTCACGGAGAGCACAAAATCACGCCTGCAAAGCACGAATGAATCGATTCAAAGAGCGTTCTGGAACGGAAACCCTCGATGGAGAACACAAACCGCCGCTCTGTCCTGCGCAGCGCCATAGCCGTGGCTCTCGCACCCACGTTGAGCTCACTGCTGGTGCCGGGGCTGGCGCCCACGGCGTCCGCGGCGGACTCCTGGACCGCGAGGTGGATCTGGGCGCCGTCCAGCGCGGCGAACCAGTGGGTGGCCTTCCGCAGATCGTTCGCCCTGGGGTCCGCACCGTCCTCGGCCGTGACCCGGATCGCGGCGGACTCGAAGTACTGGCTGTGGGTGAACGGCACGCTGGTGGTCTTCGAGGGCCAGCTCAAGCGCGGTCCGAACCCCACCGACACCTACTACGACGAGATCGACCTCGCCCCGTACCTCACCAGCGGCGGCAACACCGTCGCGCTGCTGGTGTGGTACTTCGGCAAGCAGGGCTTCTCGCACAACAGCAGCGGCAAGGGCGGACTGCTGTTCCAGTCCGAGATCGTGACCGGTTCCACCACCACCGAGCTGGTCAGCAACACGAGTTGGAAGCACACCGTCCACCCGGGCTACTCCGACAACACCAGCGGCATCCAGGCGAACTTCCGGCTGCCCGAGTCCAACATCTCCTACGACGCCCGCAACGCCACCGCCATGGCCGGCTGGCAGTCATCCGGCTTCGACGACAGCGCCTGGACGGCGCCCACCGACTTCGGCGCCACGGGTGCCGCACCCTGGAACGCCCTGGTCAAGCGGCCGATCCCGCAGTTCCGGTACTCCTCCCTCAAGTCCTACGGCAACGCCGCCTCACTGCCGGGCACCGGCCAGGGCCCCACTGCCATCTCCGCCACCCTGCCGTCCAACCTCCAGGTCACGCCGTACCTGAAGGTGGACGCCCCGGCCGGTGCCGTGATCGGCATCCAGACCGACCACTACGGCGACGGCAAGAACCTGACCGGCATCGACCCGGCCACCGGCTACAACGTCCGGTCCACCTACGTGTGCGCCGGCGGGGTCCAGGAATTCGAGTCGCTGGGCTGGATGAGCGGCACCGCCGTGCAGTACACCATCCCCGCCGGCGTGAGCATCGTGGACCTCAAGTACCGGGAGAGCGGCTACGACACGGACTTCGCCGGGTCGTTCACCAGCAGCGACGCCTTCCTCGACACCCTGTGGGGCAAGGCCGCCCGCACCATGTACGTCAACATGCGGGACAACTACATGGACTGCCCGACCCGCGAACGCTCCCAGTGGTGGGGGGACGTGGTCAACCAGCTGAAGGAAGGCTTCTACACCTTCGACACCAGGTCCCACGCCCTCGGCAAGAAGGCCATCTCGCAACTGACGTCCTGGCAGAGGTCCAGCGGCGCACTGTACTCGCCGGTGCCGTCGGTGATCTGGACCGCCGAACTGCCCGTCCAGATGCTCGCCTCGGTGTGGTCGTTCTGGACGTACTACCTCCACACCGGCGACGAGAGCGCGGTAACCGGCGCCTACCCCGCGGTGAAGCAGTACCTGAACCTGTGGAGCCTCGACAGTGACGGGCTGGTCAACCACCGTGCCGGGGACTGGGACTGGGAGGACTGGGGCAGCAACATCGACGCCCGTGTTCTCGACAACTGCTGGTACTACCTGGCCCTGGACACCGCGGCTCGACTGGCCGACCTCAGCGGCAACAGCGGCGACGTCGTCGGATGGCAGGCCCGGCGCGACAGCATCAAGACCAACTTCGACCGCGTGCTGTGGAACTCCACGAAGAACGAGTACCGCTCCCCCGGTTACAACGGCGACACCGACGACCGGGCGAACGCACTCGCCGTGGTCGCGGGCCTGGCCACCTCCGCCCACCACCCGGCGGTCACCGACGTGCTGCGCACCCACCTCAACGCCAGCCCCTACATGGAGTTCTACGTCCTCGAAGCGCTCTACCTCATGGGCGCCGCCACCGTCGCCGAGGAACGGATGCGCAACCGCTTCGCCGCCCAGGTCGCCGACCCCGCCTGCTACACCTTGTGGGAACTGTGGACCAAGGCCGACGGCACCGACAACCACGCCTGGAACGGCGGCCCGCTGTACGCGCTGTCCGCCTACGCCGCCGGCGTACGCCCCACCCAGCCCGGCTGGACGACGTACGAGGTCGTTCCGCAGACCGGCACCCTCACGACGATCAACTCCGTCACACCCACCGTCAAGGGCGACATCCGCCTCGGCATCATCCGCGATGCCGACAAGGTCACCCTGACCCTCACCTCCCCCCACGCGACCACCGCCCGCGTGGGTGTCCCCGTCTACCGCGGCTCCCAGCCGGTCATCAAGGCGAACGGCACGACCGTCTACACGGGCGGCGCCCCCGTCGGCAGCGTCAGCGGACTGACCTACGCGAGCGCGGACTCCCACTACGTCTACTTCACTGTGCAACCGGGAACCTGGGAGCTGACCGCAACCGGCACCGGCCGTCTCGACAACCTCGCCCAGGGCCGGACCGTCACCAGCAACAACAGCCTGGAGAACGGCAATTGGAGCAAGACCCGCCTCACTGACGGCATCCTCACCAGCGTGACCGGGGCCAAGGGCTACACCAGCAACGAGTTCGGCTCCCCCGACGTCAGCGCGAACCCGGTCCAGGTCGAGGTGGACCTCGGAGCCGACACCGACCTCGACGCCGTACGCCTCTTCCCCCGCACCGACACCCCCGCCACCGGCGGCGGCACGGCCGGCTTCCCCGTCGACTTCACCCTCCAGACCCGGGCCGACGGTGCCACCGCCTACACCACCGCCCGCACCATCACCGCCGAGCCGAACCCGGCCGGGCTCCCACAGACGTACGGCTTCAAGACCACCACCGCCCGCCATGTGCGCCTACAAGCCACCAGGCTCGGCACCCCACCCACCGACGAGACCACCAAGTACCGCCTCCAGCTCGCCGAACTCCAGATCCCCACCGCCGGGATCACCGTCACCAGCAACTGCACGCTGGAGAACGGCGACTGGGGCAAGACCCGAGTGCGGGACGGCACCACCACCAGCGTGACCGGGGCCAAGGGCTACACCAGCATCGACTTCGACTCCGCCGACATCAGCACCACGCCCGTGTGGGTCGAGATCGACCTCGGCACCGACCGGACGATCGGCTCCGTCACCCTCCACCCCCGCACCGACACCACCACGACCGGCGGCGACACCGCCGGCTTCCCCGTCGACTTCACCCTCCAGACCCGGGCCGACGGTGCCACCGCCCACACCACCGCCCGCACCGTCACCGGCCAGGTCAACCCCAACGGCGTCGCCCAGACCTACACCCTCACCTCCGCCACCGGCCGCTACCTCCGTCTGAGGGCCACCAAGCTCGGCACACCCGCCTCCGACGAAAGGACCCGCTACCGCCTCCAGCTCGCCGAAATCCGGATCAGGTAGGGCGAGGAGGCCGTCCAAGGGAGCCTCCCCCCGCCGTGGCCCGACCTCCACACCCGTTCACCTGCATTGCGGTTCACGCATCCGGCGAAGGTCACCGGGGTGCGGGGCCGGGCCAGATGGCCGAGGCGTCGTCGCGGTGGGGGTCGGGCAGCCGGATCGGGCGTACCGGGATCGTACGGCTGTGTTCCTCGGTCACGGCTGTCCACCGGGCGGGGCGCCCGGAGTAGCACAGGGTCGTGAGGGCGAACACGTTGTCGGCGTAGACCTCGATGTATTCGCCGATGGTGAGAATGCGCAGGGTGCCGGCGGGTTCGGTCAGGACGGTCTCGCCGAGCCGGACGCCGCCGGGACCAGTGATCCAGAGGTTCTTGCCGTCGCAGCCGACGGCGAGGGCGGGGCCGTCGTCCGGGGAATCGGTGCGGAGGGTGATCTCGACGGACCCGGTGATGTCGATGTCGCCGACCGCGTGTAGGGCGGGGCGGTCGGATTCCTCGCCGAGCCAGCGGTCCAAGCCGTCCCACCATTCCAGTCGTGGCGCCGAACCTGGCTGTGCGACAAGGGACTTGGGCTGGGCGAGCATGCCTCGGCAGCGGTCGCCCGTGTCGGTGAGGCCGACCTGGCGGGGGGTGGTGTGCAGGACGACTCGGGAGCCGTCGGGTGCGGCGATGACGCGAGGGGCGTAGGAGCCGGTCGGACCGAGGGGGCCGCGGCGGGTCCAGGGGCCCCGCAGGCTCGGGGCGGTCCACGCCTCGAAGTTGCGGGTCGCTCCGATCGAGCCGAGCAGCAACCAGCTGCCGTCATCGAGGCGTTCCAGGACCGGGCACTCCAGTTCGTCGACGTCGCCGGGTGAGACGAGCGGCGGGTGGACGGTCCAGTGCTCCAGGTCGTCGGAGGTGGCCCAGGCGACGCAGCCGCCGATCTCGACCGGGAGGGAGGCGTCGCTGGCGCAGACGACCATCACCCAGCCGTCCGACGCGTCGTCGCGTACGACGAAGGGGTCGCGCCAGGCCATCCGCTCGCCGGTGCGGTACCAGCACGGGTCGGCCTCGACGACCGGACCGCTGCCGTGGCGCCGCCAACCGGTGCCGTCGGTGCGCTCGGAGTACGCCAGTCCCACGGACTGGAGCGGCCGGCCGCCTGCCGTCAGTCCGCTCACGCCCGTGTAGAACATCGCCATTCCGTCGCCGTGCCGCAGCGGGTGCATGGTCCACACCGCCTGATGGTCGAAGCGGCCCGGCATGCCGACCCCGAACACCGGTCCCTGGGGCTGCCAGCCGACCAGATCCGTGGAGGTGGCCCGGCCGAAGGAGGTCTCCATCCGCAGGTGGTCGAACTCCGCCGTCCAGGGCCCCTGGAGGTGCAACACCGCGTACGTGCCGTCCTCGTCCCGCAGCAGGGCGAAGTCGTTCACGCAGAGGCCGGGAGGGGCGTATCGCATGCGCAGTTCCTGTCGGCTCACAGCGCCCAAACGCGTGCGCTGACCATCGAAAAAAGGCGAACCCTCTTGAGGATCGGCCCAAGTAAATATGAACGCAAACGCTTGCGCAACAAGGTGGTCGGGTTTACGGTCACGTCACCCACAGATCACACCGACGTGAAACCAACGGGAGGAACTGCGCCGTGACGGCCAGCATCAACGACGTCGCTCAGGCGGTCGGCGTCTCCGCGTCCACCGTGTCCCGCGCCCTGCGCGGCCGGCCGGGCGTCTCCGACGAGGTGCGGGACCGCATCGCGGCCGTCGCCGCCCAGCTCGGCTACACCGCGTCCCGCTCCGCCTCCAGCCTGGCCAGCGGCCGCACCTACACCATCGGCGTCCTGGTCCCCTACGTGGGCCGCTGGTTCTTCGGCACCGTGCTGGACGCCGCCGAGCAGGTGTTCAGCGCAGCCGGATACGACGTGCTGCTGTACAACCTGGGCTCGCCGGAGACGCGCAAGCGTTTCTTCACCAAGCTGCCGGTCCGCAAGCGAGTGGACGCGGTGCTGTCGCTCCTCATTCCCGACGACGAGGAGTCTGCGGCGCTGCGCTCACTGGGGGTGCCGCTGGCCACCACGGTCGGCGGCGCCCGGCCCGGCTTCACCGTCGTCGGCATCGACGACCGGGTCGGCACCGAAAGCGCCGTACGGCATCTGGTCAACCTCGGCCACCGCCGCATCGGCATGATCAGCGGAGCCAGCGGGCCGCTGCACTGGACCACCCCCATCGAGCGCCGCAACGCCTACCTGGACGTCCTGGCCGAGGCGGGGATAGAGCACGACCCGGCATTGGAGGCGGACGGTGACTACACCGTCGAGGGCGGCGAGCGGGCCATGACCGAACTGCTGGCCGCCTCCCGACCGCCGACCGCCGTGTTCGCGCAGTCCGACGAGATGGCGATGGGCGCGCTGCGCGCCCTGCGCCGCCACCGGCTCAAGGCGCCGGACGACGTGTCCGTCGTCGGGTTCGACGACCACGAACTCGCCGACGTGGTCGGACTGACCACCGTCGCCCAGCCGGTCGCCGAGCAGGGCGCCGAGGCCGCACGGCTGCTGCTGCGCCGGCTCGACGAACCCGACGCCGAACCTCCGGGGCATGTCCGGATGCCCATCCGCCTCGTCCTGCGCGAGACCACCGCCCCGCCCCGCCCGCGCGGACCTCAGTAACACCCACCCCCCTGCGCCCCCACACCCCCACGCCTCGAGAGCACTCCCGCACCACGAACCCTCGCCACAGCACGGAGGCACACAGCATGAGCTCGACCAGAAAGTACCGCCGCACAGCCTGTACGGGCCTGGCTCTCGTCCTGCCCCTGGCGGCACTGGCCGCCTGCGGCGGGGGCGGCGGCGCCGACGCCTCCGCGGAGGCGGGCAGCGGCAAGGGCACCATCAGCGTCTGGGCCCACCAGGGCCAGAAGAGCGAGGACGCCGCCGTGCAGGCCGCGGTGAAGTCCTTCAACTCCTCGCAGCGCGACATCAAGGTCGAGCTGAAGCTGATACCCGGCAACGACTACACCAAGACCATCACCGCCACCAGCGCCTCCGAGCTGCCGGACGTGATGGAGTTCGACGGCCCGACGATGGCGAACTTCGTCTACAACAAGAAGCTCGCCCCCATCGACGACTACGTCTCCTCCAAGACGATGGCCAACGCCACCGACGCGAGCAAGTCGCAGGGAGAGATCGGCGGCAAGCACTACGGCCTGGGCATGTACGACTCGGGCCTGGGGATATACGGCAACAAGAAGCTGCTGGACGCGGCCGGCGTGAAGTACCCGACCGGCCTGTCCGACGACTGGACGGCCGCGCGGTTCACCGCCGCGCTCAAGGCGCTGAAGGCCAAGGACTCCGACGGCAAGACCCTCGACATCCAGGAGAACAACGGACTCACCACCGAGTGGGGCACCTACGGCTTCGCTCCCGTCGTCTGGTCGGCCGGCGGTTCGCTGATCAAGGGCGACAAGGCGGAGGGCGCCCTCGACACCCCGGCCGTGATCTCGGCCCTGGAGACCGTCCAGTCCTGGAAGACGTACGTCGACCCCAACACCGACGGCAACGCCTTCGCCAAGGGCCGCGTCGCCCTGAGCTGGGTCGGCCACTGGATGTACCCCACCTACAGCCAGGCCCTCGGTGACGACCTCGTCGTCCTGCCGCTGCCCGACTTCGGCAACGGCCCCAAGACCGGCCAGGGCTCCTGGGCCTGGGGCATCGGCGCCGACAGCAAGAACGCCAAGGCCGCCGGCGCCTTCATGGACTACCTCCTCAACGACACCAACGTCACCGCCATGACGACGGCCAACGGCGCCCCGCCCGCCACCAGGACCGCACTCGCGGCGAGCCCCCTCTACAAGCAGGGCGGCCCGCTCCAGCTCTTCGCCGACCAGCTCGCCAAGCCCTGCGGCGACAGCGACATCACCAAGACGTGCGTCGCCGTCACCCGCCCGGTGACCGCCGGATACCCCACCATCACCGCCAAGTTCGGTGAGGCCCTCAGCTCGATCTACGGCGGCGCCGAACCGAAGAGCGCCCTGGAGAAGGCCGCCCGCGCCATCGACCAGGACTTCTCCGACAACGCCGGCTACAAGATCCCGTAGGACCATCGGCCGGGGGCGGGCACGCTTGCGCCGCGCCCGCCCCCGCCGGGAACAGGACTCATCCGTGAAATCCGTCGAACCGGCGCACGCCGCGCCCCCCGCCCGGGAGAAGGCCCCACCCGTGACCGCCGCCGAACCCGCGCGTCCGGCGCGTTCCGTACGCAGGAACCGCGACTGGTTGCACGGACTGCTCATGTCCACGCCCGCCGTCGCCGGACTCATCGCCTTCGTCGGCATCCCGTTCGGGTACGCCGTCGTCCTCTCCTTCTACAACGTCCGCCTCGGCTCCCCGCTCGCACCGACCTTCTTCGGCCTGGAGCAGTACCGGCGCCTGTTCACCGACCCCGACCTGTCCGGCCCGTTCCTGCGGGCCCTGCTGAACAACCTGACCTTCGCCGTGGTCGTCGTACCCGTCCAGACGGCTCTGGCACTCGGGCTGGCGATCCTGCTCAACCGCAAGCTGAAGGCGATCGGTGTGTTCCGGTCCCTCTTCTTCATGCCGGTGGTCTTCCCGATGGCGCTGGTCGCCGTGATCTGGCGGCTCATTCTCGCCCGCAGCGACCAGGGAATGCTCAACTCCGCACTGCACACGGTGAGTTTCGGCAACTGGGGGGCCGTCGACTGGCTCGGCGACTCCGCCACCGCGATGGCCTCGATCATCGTGCTGTCCATCTGGCAGGGCGTCGGCTTCCAGATGGTCATCCTGCTCGCCGGTCTCCAGCAGATCCCGGGCGAGCTCTACGAGGCCGCCGAACTCGACCGTGCCTCCCGTTGGCAGCAGTTCCGCCACGTCACCCTGCCCGGCATCCGCGGCACCCTCGTCTTCGTCGCCATGCTCACCTCGGTGTTGTCCTTCCGGGTCTTCGACCAGGTCTACGTCCTCATCCGCGGCGGCGGCCTCGACGAGGACGCCGCCCGCACCGTGATGTACCAGGCCGTCACCACCGCCTTCGACCAGAACAACGTCGGTCAGGCGGCCGCGATCACCGTCGTCTTCTTCCTGATCGTCGTCGCCCTGACCCTCATCCAGCGCCGCGTCGTCCGGCCCGACAACGAGGACTGAGGACTGACCATGAGCACCCACACGGGCCTCACCCGCACACCCCTGCGCCGCTTCCTCGACTACGCCGTCCTCAGCGTGCTGGCGTTCATCTTCGCGCTGCCGGTGATCTACCTGTTCATGGGCAGCCTCAAGCCGTCCGACGAAGTCCTGAACGGCCTGTCCGGCTTCCTGCCCACCCACCTCTCCTTCGACAACTACACGGCCGTCCTCGACAGCCTCGACTCCGACAGCACCGGCTACTTCTGGCGCTTCATGGGCATCTCGCTGCTGCTGGCGTTCGTGGTGGTGACGGGTGGTCTCTTCGTCAACTCAATGGCCGCGTACGGACTGTCACGACTGAAGTGGCGCGGGCGGAACGCCGTCTTCGCCCTCGTCCTGCTGCTGATGCTGGTCCCGTTCGAGTCGGTGGCCGTCCCGCTCTTCTACATGTTCAACGGCCGGCGCAACACGCTCTTCATCCAGGCGATCCCGTTCATCGCCAACGCCTTCTCGGTCTACCAGTTCCACACGTTCTTCCGCACGATCCCGCCGAGCATCGAGGAAGCCGCCCGCCTCGACGGCGCGGGCCCCTGGCGCACCTTCTTCGCGATCATCGTCCCGATGTCGAAGCCGGCCTTCGCGTCCGTGGCGATCCTGACCTTCCTCACCCAGTGGGGCTCCTTCCTCTGGCCGGTCCTGATGGTCTCCGACCCCTCGGTACGCCCGCTGCCCCTGGAGATGAGCGTCTTCCAGGCCCAGCTGCCCCCGGACTGGGGCCAGATCCTCGCCTTCGGCGTCCTCCTCGTCCTGCCCGTACTGATCGTCTTCGCCTTCTTCCAACGCTGGTTCGTCCAGGGCGTCGCCAGCTCCGCCGTAAAGGGCTGAGAGTCCGTTCCGGTGGGAGGCAGTCCCGCACCGCGGCCTCGCCGGCAGGGATCAGCAGGCCGGGCCGGACCGCGCCCGACCCGTGGAGCGCGGGATCCGCCGGGATCGGTCCCTCGGCCCTGCCGAGCGGGACCGATCCCGGCGGTGAATTCACCGCGTCAGCGGGTCACGACAGCGGCGGGTACGCGTTCCGGATCAACTGCTGGAACTGGGCGGAGAACCAGTGTCCGGCCAGCGGCGAGTTCGACAGCGCACCCGTGGGGTTGTTGCCGTTGCGGGGGTTGCCGCCGTACGTCGGGTCGCACATTCGATCGAAGCCCTTGCCCTCGTCGTTGGGGACGGCGGCGCTGTTGCCGTCCGACTCCCCCGGCGGCTTGACCCACACATAGGCGTCGATACCGGCGGCGGGAGCCGCGGTCGGCCGTTCGCCGATGCCTGCGCCGCTCTGGTTGCACCAGTTGCCGGCGTGGATGCGCCGGTCGATGCGGCTGGCGTCGACGTAGCCGTCCACGGAGGTCGGCGATCCGGGACCGGTGGGCCGGGCGGAGCCGCCCCAGCCATTGCGTGAGGTGTCGATCAGCATGCCGAGTCCCGAGTCGAATCCGGCCGCGACGAGCTTGTCGCGCAGCGCCTGGGCGAAGGACTGCTCGTCCACGTACTGGTTCCAGTCCACCCACTTCGACTGACGTACGGTCTGACCACCCACCG
The sequence above is a segment of the Streptomyces asoensis genome. Coding sequences within it:
- a CDS encoding carboxylesterase/lipase family protein — encoded protein: MSSRDVPHPDHDTEGIGRRGFLGSAVGAAVGATLPAGLTAEPASAASRAAADRPVRTRSGLVTGVPAALDGITVYKGIPYAASTAGENRWRAPQPAPSWKGVRAADAWGAACPQPVTGIAADKVPPLSEDCLNLNIWTGAVGSSERRPVFLWIYGGRNSAMWASQPVYDGANLAAKGAVVVTYNHRVGAFGNLAHPELSKEGGHGGSGNWGVLDTVAALKWIRSNIAAFGGDPDRVTIAGWSHGSSFVNILMISRLARGLYHRALLAAGVQYTKDPALGRVAGGYDTLAVAEANGTAFADYMGASSPAGLRALTADEIVTKVYAPGAPATGTDFGNVLDGYVLPTTYTAAMESGAEADVPVLTGNNKDENGASPTLAMTVAQYQAYAGTTFGDRAAEFLALYPASTDAEAAAQYNNYARDEERVSTFLWGTQFRNTAGNRSPVYNYWWTHVPPGSDTTNPIEPANGAGAYHGAEKYYLFGNLYGTDRPWTEADHAIADTTSSYVANFVATGNPNGRSLPAWPALRTTKPLSMELGDRFATLPAADSDAKYAFLKDCLKSQTTSY
- a CDS encoding lactonase family protein translates to MSDSPYVPSALRPRSRTGTPSRRTFLGALAASAAAGVPLSAAPPAEAAPNGVADLLYVGTWGVGQVHALRFDPVRATMTPVGPVAQVSSNWVVAHPTEAVLYVAGGEPGGIIRVFRIDTASGALHQFGEIETESTPVGGLAYMGVDVRSKTLLAADFPAGTVVSVPIGRDGGLGAVASRVQDTGSGPHPRQQGPHAHHVVTDPSGRFALVPDFGADRVFVHRFDRDTRVLSAGTPDGSRAYATAPGSGPRRVSFHPNGRTVYLLNELTADIQALDWNADDGVLTHLQSLSTDAPGHTGATSAAELAISRDGRFVYTSNRGENTLVVFSTDRRTGLLTQVQRTPCAGLVPWSFSLHPGGRWLFVANQAGNTVNLFSVDPGSGQLTDTGAFVPVPKPDCITFSRR
- a CDS encoding galactose-binding domain-containing protein — encoded protein: MENTNRRSVLRSAIAVALAPTLSSLLVPGLAPTASAADSWTARWIWAPSSAANQWVAFRRSFALGSAPSSAVTRIAADSKYWLWVNGTLVVFEGQLKRGPNPTDTYYDEIDLAPYLTSGGNTVALLVWYFGKQGFSHNSSGKGGLLFQSEIVTGSTTTELVSNTSWKHTVHPGYSDNTSGIQANFRLPESNISYDARNATAMAGWQSSGFDDSAWTAPTDFGATGAAPWNALVKRPIPQFRYSSLKSYGNAASLPGTGQGPTAISATLPSNLQVTPYLKVDAPAGAVIGIQTDHYGDGKNLTGIDPATGYNVRSTYVCAGGVQEFESLGWMSGTAVQYTIPAGVSIVDLKYRESGYDTDFAGSFTSSDAFLDTLWGKAARTMYVNMRDNYMDCPTRERSQWWGDVVNQLKEGFYTFDTRSHALGKKAISQLTSWQRSSGALYSPVPSVIWTAELPVQMLASVWSFWTYYLHTGDESAVTGAYPAVKQYLNLWSLDSDGLVNHRAGDWDWEDWGSNIDARVLDNCWYYLALDTAARLADLSGNSGDVVGWQARRDSIKTNFDRVLWNSTKNEYRSPGYNGDTDDRANALAVVAGLATSAHHPAVTDVLRTHLNASPYMEFYVLEALYLMGAATVAEERMRNRFAAQVADPACYTLWELWTKADGTDNHAWNGGPLYALSAYAAGVRPTQPGWTTYEVVPQTGTLTTINSVTPTVKGDIRLGIIRDADKVTLTLTSPHATTARVGVPVYRGSQPVIKANGTTVYTGGAPVGSVSGLTYASADSHYVYFTVQPGTWELTATGTGRLDNLAQGRTVTSNNSLENGNWSKTRLTDGILTSVTGAKGYTSNEFGSPDVSANPVQVEVDLGADTDLDAVRLFPRTDTPATGGGTAGFPVDFTLQTRADGATAYTTARTITAEPNPAGLPQTYGFKTTTARHVRLQATRLGTPPTDETTKYRLQLAELQIPTAGITVTSNCTLENGDWGKTRVRDGTTTSVTGAKGYTSIDFDSADISTTPVWVEIDLGTDRTIGSVTLHPRTDTTTTGGDTAGFPVDFTLQTRADGATAHTTARTVTGQVNPNGVAQTYTLTSATGRYLRLRATKLGTPASDERTRYRLQLAEIRIR